From a single Saimiri boliviensis isolate mSaiBol1 chromosome 7, mSaiBol1.pri, whole genome shotgun sequence genomic region:
- the LOC101053450 gene encoding NADH dehydrogenase [ubiquinone] 1 alpha subcomplex subunit 1: MWFKILPGLTAMGVCSLIPGLATLYIHRFTNGGKEKRVPHFLYHWDLMERDRHISGVDRYCMSKGLENID; the protein is encoded by the coding sequence ATGTGGTTCAAGATTCTCCCCGGACTCACCGCCATGGGCGTGTGCTCGCTTATTCCAGGACTGGCTACTTTGTACATCCACAGGTTCACTAACGGGGGCAAGGAAAAAAGAGTTCCCCATTTTTTGTATCACTGGGATTTGATGGAAAGAGATAGGCACATCTCTGGAGTTGATCGTTACTGCATGTCAAAGGGTTTGGAGAACATTGATTAA